A window from Acidimicrobiia bacterium encodes these proteins:
- a CDS encoding aminotransferase class V-fold PLP-dependent enzyme — MALPRDGIPAEDVLRELAAMREHDVDWRAGRCFSLVYDGGEDVRDVARAAHDLYLSENALNTNAFPSLARMQSDVVRCVADLVHGGDDAAGFMTSGGTESILVAVKAAKERGRAERGITEPEVVLARSAHAAFHKGAHDFGVRTRVVPVRDDWRADVDAMAAAVNESTVLVVGSAPQYPQGVIDDIPAIARLAASVGASCHVDACMGGFVLPFAERLGRDVRPWDFRVDGVTSISADVHKLGYAPKGASVIVHRTKQLRRYQTFVFNDWLGGLYASPNLLGTRAAGPIAAAWAVLHYLGEAGYTRLTERALDAAARLTRGIRAIDPLDVRGEPDAQIVCFGARDPGSFDAFALGDALATRGWFFDRQTPPDSLHATVSAGNAPAIDPLLEDVRELVGRLAGAHSDDRTTQYSTME; from the coding sequence GTGGCGCTGCCTCGCGACGGCATCCCCGCGGAGGACGTCCTGCGCGAGCTCGCCGCGATGCGCGAGCACGACGTCGACTGGCGCGCGGGACGGTGCTTCAGCCTCGTGTACGACGGCGGCGAGGACGTGCGCGACGTCGCGCGTGCGGCCCACGACCTGTACCTCAGCGAGAACGCACTGAACACGAACGCGTTCCCGAGCCTCGCCCGGATGCAGTCCGACGTCGTGCGCTGCGTCGCCGACCTCGTCCACGGCGGCGACGACGCCGCGGGCTTCATGACCTCGGGCGGGACGGAGAGCATCCTGGTCGCGGTCAAGGCCGCGAAGGAGCGCGGTCGCGCCGAGCGCGGGATCACCGAGCCGGAGGTCGTCCTGGCCCGCAGCGCGCACGCGGCGTTCCACAAGGGCGCGCACGACTTCGGCGTCCGCACGCGCGTCGTGCCCGTGCGCGACGACTGGCGCGCCGACGTCGACGCCATGGCAGCGGCCGTGAACGAGAGCACCGTGCTCGTCGTCGGCTCTGCACCGCAGTACCCGCAGGGGGTCATCGACGACATCCCCGCGATCGCGCGGCTCGCGGCGAGCGTCGGTGCGAGCTGCCACGTCGACGCGTGCATGGGTGGCTTCGTGCTGCCGTTCGCGGAGCGGCTCGGTCGCGACGTCCGGCCGTGGGACTTCCGCGTCGACGGCGTGACGTCCATCTCGGCCGACGTGCACAAGCTCGGCTACGCGCCGAAGGGCGCGTCGGTGATCGTGCACCGCACCAAGCAGCTCCGCCGTTACCAGACGTTCGTGTTCAACGACTGGCTCGGCGGCCTCTACGCGTCACCCAACCTGCTCGGGACGCGCGCCGCGGGACCGATCGCAGCCGCGTGGGCCGTCCTCCACTACCTCGGCGAGGCGGGCTACACACGGCTCACCGAGCGCGCGCTCGACGCCGCGGCTCGGCTGACGCGCGGGATCCGGGCGATCGATCCGCTCGACGTGCGCGGCGAGCCCGACGCGCAGATCGTGTGCTTCGGCGCGCGCGACCCGGGCTCCTTCGACGCGTTCGCGCTCGGTGACGCGCTCGCGACGCGCGGCTGGTTCTTCGACCGCCAGACGCCGCCGGACAGCCTCCACGCGACGGTGAGCGCGGGGAACGCGCCCGCGATCGACCCGCTGCTGGAGGACGTCCGCGAGCTCGTGGGACGACTCGCCGGCGCGCACAGCGACGACCGCACGACGCAGTACTCGACCATGGAGTAG
- a CDS encoding TRC40/GET3/ArsA family transport-energizing ATPase — translation MRILLFTGKGGVGKTTVAAATALLTARAGLRTIVCSTDPAHSLADAFDVPLGDAPTPIARGLHGQQLDARARLEDVWGSVREYVVTLLDWAGAGAVEAEELSVVPGLDEVFALADIREFATSGEYDVVVVDCAPTAETVRLLSLPDVLGWYMDRVFPATRSVTRAVRPLLSRVSTLPVAGDDVFGALRRFYDRLDGVRDLLTDGDVTSARIVVNAERVVLAEARRTYTYLSLFGYHVDAIVANRLLPDAVRDPWFATWKDSQAEHLDAVRAAFVPVPVLTADLTPHELVGAARLREFGDALYRDRAPEARLSTGEPFRVDAVGDSLVLSMHLPFTERGDVELGRADGELLLAVGSYRRALVLPDSLRRRDVVGARMNGDRLEVEFAS, via the coding sequence ATGCGCATCCTGCTCTTCACGGGCAAGGGCGGCGTCGGGAAGACGACCGTCGCGGCCGCGACCGCGCTGCTCACCGCGCGCGCCGGTCTGCGCACGATCGTGTGCTCGACCGACCCCGCGCACTCCCTCGCCGACGCGTTCGACGTCCCGTTGGGCGACGCCCCGACGCCAATCGCACGCGGCCTCCACGGTCAGCAGCTCGACGCCCGTGCCCGGCTCGAGGACGTCTGGGGCTCCGTGCGGGAGTACGTCGTGACGCTGCTCGACTGGGCCGGTGCCGGTGCCGTCGAGGCCGAGGAGCTGTCGGTCGTCCCCGGGCTCGACGAGGTGTTCGCGCTCGCGGACATCCGTGAGTTCGCGACGTCGGGCGAGTACGACGTCGTCGTCGTCGACTGCGCGCCGACCGCGGAGACCGTGCGGCTGCTGTCGCTGCCCGACGTCCTGGGCTGGTACATGGACCGCGTGTTCCCGGCCACGCGCAGCGTGACACGCGCGGTCCGCCCGCTGCTGTCGCGCGTGTCGACGCTTCCGGTCGCGGGTGACGACGTGTTCGGCGCGCTGCGGCGCTTCTACGACCGCCTCGACGGCGTGCGCGACCTCCTCACCGACGGTGACGTGACGAGCGCGCGCATCGTCGTCAACGCGGAGCGCGTCGTCCTCGCCGAGGCGCGCCGGACGTACACGTACCTGTCGTTGTTCGGGTACCACGTCGACGCGATCGTCGCGAACCGCCTGCTGCCCGACGCCGTTCGCGATCCGTGGTTCGCGACGTGGAAGGACTCGCAGGCCGAGCACCTCGACGCCGTGCGCGCCGCGTTCGTGCCCGTGCCCGTCCTGACCGCGGACCTCACACCCCACGAGCTCGTCGGCGCCGCGCGGTTGCGCGAGTTCGGTGACGCGCTCTACCGCGACCGTGCGCCCGAGGCGCGCCTGTCGACGGGCGAGCCGTTCCGCGTCGACGCGGTCGGCGACTCGCTCGTGCTGTCGATGCACCTTCCGTTCACCGAACGCGGTGACGTCGAGCTCGGCCGGGCGGACGGCGAGCTCCTGCTCGCGGTCGGGTCGTACCGGCGGGCGCTCGTCCTCCCGGACAGCCTGCGCCGCCGCGACGTCGTCGGCGCGCGGATGAACGGCGACCGTCTCGAGGTGGAGTTCGCGTCATGA
- a CDS encoding glycosyltransferase family 4 protein, whose product MPSLLVTNDFPPKLGGIQSYLYELWRRLPPADTTVLTTPYDGDAAFDTEQPYRVVRTKQTFLLPTPSLTRDVDALARELRADVVFVDPMLPVGAIGPRLRAAPYAVVAHGSEITVYGRVPVSGAAGRWVLRHAAAVVAAGTYPARQAERTARRALRGVVVPPGVDIDRFRPAADAAERDSIRESFPLPVARPVILGVSRLVPRKGFDALIDAVARLDDEVVLVLAGGGRDRARLERRAAARDVADRVRFLGRVPDDRLPALYRAADVFAMPCRERWGGLEAEGFGIVFLEAAASGLPAVAGRSGGAHEAVADGVTGVVVEPRDTAALARVLDALLRDDERRGAMGDAGRRRAVDEFSYDVLVGRLAPLAAGDLDVGPLLGTR is encoded by the coding sequence TTGCCCTCGCTGCTCGTCACGAACGACTTCCCGCCCAAGCTCGGCGGCATCCAGTCGTACCTGTACGAGCTGTGGCGGCGGTTGCCGCCCGCGGACACGACCGTGCTGACGACGCCGTACGACGGTGACGCGGCCTTCGACACCGAGCAGCCGTACCGCGTCGTGCGCACGAAGCAGACGTTCCTGCTGCCGACGCCGTCGCTCACGCGCGACGTCGACGCGCTCGCGCGCGAGCTGCGTGCCGACGTCGTCTTCGTCGATCCGATGCTCCCGGTCGGCGCGATCGGTCCGCGCCTGCGCGCCGCGCCGTACGCCGTCGTCGCGCACGGCTCCGAGATCACCGTGTACGGACGGGTACCCGTCAGCGGCGCGGCCGGCCGGTGGGTGCTGCGTCACGCGGCGGCGGTCGTCGCGGCGGGGACGTATCCGGCGCGACAGGCGGAGCGGACGGCGCGGCGCGCGTTGCGCGGCGTCGTGGTGCCGCCCGGTGTGGACATCGATCGCTTCCGGCCTGCGGCGGACGCCGCCGAACGCGACTCGATTCGCGAGTCGTTCCCGTTGCCCGTCGCGCGACCGGTGATCCTCGGCGTCAGCCGGCTCGTGCCGCGCAAGGGGTTCGACGCGTTGATCGACGCCGTCGCGCGGCTCGACGACGAGGTGGTACTCGTCCTCGCGGGCGGCGGTCGCGACCGCGCCCGCCTCGAGCGGCGCGCCGCGGCGCGCGACGTCGCCGACCGCGTGAGGTTCCTCGGACGGGTCCCGGACGACCGCCTCCCCGCGCTGTACCGGGCCGCGGACGTGTTCGCGATGCCGTGCCGCGAGCGGTGGGGCGGCCTCGAGGCGGAGGGCTTCGGGATCGTGTTCCTCGAAGCCGCTGCGAGCGGGCTCCCCGCCGTCGCCGGTCGCAGCGGCGGCGCGCACGAGGCGGTCGCGGACGGCGTCACGGGTGTGGTGGTCGAGCCGCGCGACACCGCCGCGCTCGCGCGCGTGCTCGACGCCCTGCTGCGCGACGACGAGCGGCGTGGCGCGATGGGAGACGCGGGCCGGCGGCGCGCCGTGGACGAGTTCTCGTACGACGTCCTCGTCGGCCGGCTCGCGCCGCTTGCCGCGGGCGATCTCGACGTCGGTCCGCTGCTCGGAACGCGATGA
- a CDS encoding ROK family protein, with the protein MTPTIGIDVGGTNVRGAVVTSDGEVVRERHRPTPDGERELVDALLGVIADLRDDPPDVAAVGVGIAGLVDFDGVVHYAPNIHGILGVPLRDALTDATGLPVVVDNDANVAAWGEARFGAAAGCNNCLLITLGTGVGGGIVTDGHLYRGGHGFAAEIGHFQVDPDGPLCACGERGHWEAIASGTALGRMAREAAAAGHAPSVVEAAAGNVDAITGYHVTAAVRAGAPDARALVTAYATNVAIGLAGLANILDPTRIVVSGGLIEMGETLLRPMRDAFTGRIEGAARRPQPEIVAATLGEKAGMIGAAALAMLA; encoded by the coding sequence GTGACGCCGACCATCGGGATCGACGTCGGCGGCACGAACGTCCGCGGCGCGGTCGTGACGAGCGACGGTGAGGTGGTCCGCGAGCGTCACCGTCCGACGCCCGACGGCGAGCGCGAGCTCGTCGACGCGCTCCTGGGTGTCATCGCGGATCTCCGCGACGACCCGCCGGACGTCGCGGCCGTCGGAGTCGGCATCGCCGGGCTCGTCGACTTCGACGGCGTCGTGCACTACGCGCCGAACATCCACGGGATCCTCGGCGTCCCGTTGCGCGACGCGCTCACCGACGCGACCGGGTTGCCCGTCGTCGTCGACAACGACGCGAACGTCGCCGCGTGGGGCGAGGCCCGCTTCGGCGCGGCGGCCGGCTGCAACAACTGCCTGCTCATCACGTTGGGGACCGGCGTCGGCGGCGGGATCGTGACCGACGGTCACCTGTACCGCGGCGGCCACGGCTTCGCCGCCGAGATCGGCCACTTCCAGGTCGACCCCGACGGGCCGTTGTGCGCGTGCGGCGAGCGCGGGCACTGGGAGGCGATCGCGTCCGGCACCGCGCTCGGCCGGATGGCGCGCGAGGCGGCGGCCGCGGGCCACGCCCCGAGCGTGGTCGAGGCCGCGGCCGGCAACGTCGACGCGATCACCGGGTACCACGTGACCGCGGCCGTCCGTGCCGGGGCACCGGACGCGCGCGCGCTCGTCACCGCGTACGCGACGAACGTCGCGATCGGCCTCGCGGGTCTCGCGAACATCCTCGACCCGACGCGCATCGTCGTGTCGGGCGGGCTCATCGAGATGGGCGAGACGCTGCTGCGGCCGATGCGGGACGCGTTCACGGGACGGATCGAGGGCGCGGCACGCCGACCGCAGCCCGAGATCGTCGCGGCGACGCTCGGCGAGAAGGCCGGGATGATCGGCGCGGCCGCGCTCGCGATGCTCGCGTGA
- a CDS encoding glutamate decarboxylase: protein MYAGIADVGIPRYELPRGELPPSLAAQIVRDELMLDGNARLNLATFVTTWMEPDAAALLAECADKNMVDRDEYPQTAEIERRCVNILARMWNAPEEGGAAVGCSTTGSSEAAMLGGLSLKWRWRAGRGAVGLPTDRPNIVMGANVQVCWDKFCRYFDVEPRLVPLARGRRHLTATEAVHHCDERTIGVVGVLGSTFDGSYEPIAEMARELDALAASGGPDVPIHVDAASGGFVAPFLDPDLHWDFRLARVASINASGHKYGLVYPGVGWIVWRDEAALPRDLVFSVDYLGGSEATFALNFSRPGAPIVAQYYNFLRLGRDGYERVQRATRDVARRIASGIGALGPFELLTHAEHIPVFAFRVRDDVTRYSVYDVSRALRERGWLVPAYPLPPALGDVHVLRVVVRNGFSADLGDQLVTDLRHAVTELERQAAPLSEPDAAFHH, encoded by the coding sequence ATGTACGCCGGCATCGCCGATGTCGGCATCCCGCGCTACGAGCTGCCCCGCGGGGAGCTGCCGCCGTCGCTCGCCGCGCAGATCGTGCGCGACGAGCTGATGCTCGACGGCAACGCGCGGCTGAACCTGGCGACGTTCGTCACGACCTGGATGGAGCCCGACGCCGCCGCGCTGCTCGCCGAGTGCGCCGACAAGAACATGGTCGACCGCGACGAGTACCCGCAGACCGCGGAGATCGAGCGCCGCTGCGTCAACATCCTCGCCCGCATGTGGAACGCGCCCGAGGAAGGCGGCGCCGCCGTCGGCTGCTCGACGACGGGATCGAGCGAAGCCGCGATGCTCGGGGGGCTGTCCCTCAAGTGGCGATGGCGGGCGGGGCGGGGCGCCGTCGGTCTGCCGACGGATCGGCCCAACATCGTGATGGGTGCGAACGTCCAGGTCTGCTGGGACAAGTTCTGCCGGTACTTCGACGTCGAGCCGCGCCTCGTCCCGCTCGCCCGCGGCCGCCGCCACCTCACGGCGACGGAAGCCGTGCACCATTGCGACGAGCGCACGATCGGCGTCGTCGGCGTGCTCGGCTCGACGTTCGACGGGAGCTACGAGCCGATCGCGGAGATGGCACGGGAGCTCGACGCGCTCGCGGCGTCGGGCGGCCCGGACGTGCCGATCCACGTCGACGCCGCGTCGGGCGGGTTCGTCGCGCCGTTCCTCGATCCCGACCTGCACTGGGACTTCCGGCTCGCGCGCGTCGCGTCGATCAACGCGTCGGGCCACAAGTACGGGCTCGTGTACCCGGGCGTCGGTTGGATCGTCTGGCGCGACGAGGCCGCGCTGCCGCGCGACCTCGTCTTCTCGGTCGACTACCTCGGGGGCTCGGAAGCGACCTTCGCGCTGAACTTCTCGCGCCCCGGCGCGCCGATCGTCGCGCAGTACTACAACTTCCTCCGCCTCGGCCGCGACGGGTACGAGCGCGTGCAGCGCGCGACGCGCGACGTCGCCCGCCGCATCGCGTCCGGGATCGGCGCACTCGGGCCGTTCGAGCTCCTGACGCACGCGGAGCACATCCCCGTGTTCGCCTTCCGCGTCCGCGACGACGTGACGCGCTACTCCGTCTACGACGTCTCACGCGCGCTGCGCGAGCGCGGCTGGCTCGTGCCCGCATACCCCCTGCCGCCCGCGCTCGGCGACGTCCACGTGCTGCGCGTCGTGGTCCGCAACGGGTTCAGTGCCGACCTCGGCGACCAGCTCGTCACCGACCTGCGCCACGCCGTCACCGAGCTCGAGCGCCAGGCCGCGCCGTTGTCGGAACCGGACGCCGCGTTCCACCACTGA
- a CDS encoding PaaI family thioesterase: MDIDDTAAGAAPAGFATPARVRLAGAARDLVDAVLGTLAVDDAVLDAAARDITRVAEHVRAEAGHAYGRSGETPPESHDDYLPRSPVVGHASPIAPPLGWEVAGDGSVVARGEFPVACEGPPGYVHGGWVALTFDEILGITNAVAGYAGMTGRLTIRYRRPTPLARPVRVEGRVEKVEGRRIVTRARLLVDGTTTAESEGLFVRPSPERVREYFGDRPAYGRGSAS; this comes from the coding sequence GTGGACATCGATGACACCGCCGCCGGTGCCGCGCCCGCCGGGTTCGCGACGCCAGCTCGGGTCCGGCTGGCCGGCGCGGCGCGTGACCTCGTCGACGCGGTCCTCGGCACGCTCGCGGTGGACGACGCCGTGCTCGACGCCGCGGCGCGCGACATCACGCGCGTCGCGGAGCACGTGCGCGCCGAGGCCGGACACGCGTACGGACGCAGCGGCGAGACGCCACCGGAATCCCACGACGACTACCTCCCCCGCAGCCCGGTCGTCGGGCACGCGAGCCCGATCGCACCACCGCTCGGCTGGGAGGTCGCCGGCGACGGGAGCGTCGTCGCGCGCGGCGAATTCCCTGTCGCGTGCGAGGGCCCGCCCGGCTACGTGCACGGCGGATGGGTCGCGCTCACGTTCGACGAGATCCTCGGCATCACGAACGCGGTCGCGGGATACGCGGGGATGACGGGACGGCTGACGATCCGCTACCGGCGTCCCACCCCGCTCGCGCGGCCGGTGCGCGTCGAGGGCCGGGTCGAGAAGGTCGAGGGGCGCCGGATCGTGACGCGCGCCCGCTTGCTGGTCGACGGCACGACGACGGCGGAGTCCGAGGGGCTCTTCGTGCGACCGTCGCCGGAGCGCGTCCGCGAGTACTTCGGCGACCGCCCCGCGTACGGGCGCGGGTCCGCGAGCTGA
- a CDS encoding SRPBCC family protein — protein sequence MADQVSERIRTDASPARCFEVATDFERYPEWARDVKEAEVVERDAEGRGTRVEFRAAAMGRTIRYVLAYDYADAPGTFSWTLVEGDMLRRLDGAYRFEPDGGGTRVTYDLAVELSVPLPGIIKRRAAGLIMGSALKELKREVERA from the coding sequence GTGGCCGACCAGGTGAGTGAGCGGATCCGGACGGACGCGTCGCCGGCGCGCTGCTTCGAGGTCGCGACGGACTTCGAGCGCTACCCCGAGTGGGCGCGGGACGTGAAGGAGGCCGAGGTCGTCGAGCGCGACGCCGAGGGCCGCGGCACTCGGGTCGAGTTCCGGGCCGCCGCGATGGGGCGGACGATCCGCTACGTCCTCGCGTACGACTACGCCGACGCGCCGGGCACGTTCTCGTGGACACTCGTCGAGGGCGACATGCTCCGCCGGCTCGACGGCGCCTACCGCTTCGAGCCCGACGGCGGCGGCACGCGTGTCACGTACGACCTCGCCGTCGAGCTGTCGGTCCCGCTGCCCGGGATCATCAAGCGGCGCGCGGCCGGGTTGATCATGGGCAGCGCGCTGAAGGAGCTGAAGCGCGAAGTCGAGCGCGCGTGA
- a CDS encoding HAD family hydrolase → MIEAVLLDVGGVFFLPSPERLAPLVERAGVAVDQDAFDRAHYAGVAAIREFREGDDATWTTYHEAYARACGVDDARLVDTIGVLMQEWASSSVWTRLVPGAVDALAALADLGVKLAIVSNSDGTVETLLRERRVCQLGAGTGVCVDAILDSSVVGFAKPDPRIFHVALERLGVDAAHAIHVGDTPGADVDGALAAGIRPVLLDPLDLHAELDVTRVRSLAEVVDLVVASRQAGGAKT, encoded by the coding sequence GTGATCGAAGCAGTGCTGCTCGACGTCGGCGGCGTCTTCTTCCTGCCGTCACCGGAACGGCTCGCCCCGCTGGTGGAGCGGGCCGGTGTCGCGGTCGACCAAGACGCGTTCGACCGCGCGCACTACGCCGGGGTCGCCGCGATCCGCGAGTTCCGCGAGGGCGACGACGCGACGTGGACCACCTACCACGAGGCGTACGCGCGCGCGTGCGGCGTCGACGACGCGCGGCTCGTCGACACCATCGGCGTGCTGATGCAGGAGTGGGCGAGTAGCAGCGTCTGGACACGCCTCGTTCCCGGCGCCGTCGACGCGCTCGCCGCGCTCGCGGATCTCGGTGTGAAGCTGGCGATCGTGTCGAACTCGGACGGCACCGTCGAGACGCTGCTGCGTGAGCGCCGCGTGTGCCAGCTCGGCGCGGGCACGGGCGTGTGCGTCGACGCGATCCTCGATTCCAGCGTCGTCGGCTTCGCCAAGCCCGATCCGCGCATCTTCCACGTCGCGCTCGAGCGTCTCGGCGTGGACGCCGCGCACGCGATCCACGTCGGCGACACGCCTGGTGCCGACGTCGACGGCGCGCTCGCCGCCGGCATCCGGCCCGTGCTCCTCGATCCGCTCGACCTGCACGCGGAGCTGGACGTCACCCGTGTGCGCAGCCTCGCGGAGGTCGTCGACCTGGTCGTGGCGTCCCGGCAGGCGGGCGGCGCCAAAACCTAG
- a CDS encoding ABC transporter ATP-binding protein, whose protein sequence is MRDPRDVVDTDPARAADGEPVLAVANLEVVYGGSIVALRGVSLRVRTGTVVALLGANGAGKTTLLRAVSGLLPVHRGEVTRGTVLLDGERIERAAAPQIVRRGLGQVMEGRRIFGELTVDENLRAGAFTRSDRGSVRETYEYVMSLFPVLAQRRSSTAGYLSGGEQQMLAIGRALMARPRVLLLDEPSLGLAPLIVQQIRDIVAEINKAGTSVLLVEQNATMALSIAHYGYILQNGRVMKDAPAEELLADEEVRDFYLGVGERGRRSFRDLKPRRRHRWSA, encoded by the coding sequence GTGCGCGACCCCCGCGACGTCGTCGACACCGACCCCGCTCGTGCTGCCGACGGAGAGCCGGTCCTCGCCGTCGCGAACCTCGAGGTCGTCTACGGCGGTTCGATCGTCGCGCTGCGCGGGGTGAGCCTCCGGGTACGCACCGGGACCGTCGTCGCGCTGCTCGGCGCGAACGGCGCCGGGAAGACGACGTTGCTGCGCGCCGTGTCCGGGTTGCTGCCCGTCCATCGCGGCGAGGTGACACGGGGCACGGTGCTCCTCGACGGCGAGCGCATCGAGCGCGCCGCCGCGCCGCAGATCGTCCGGCGCGGGCTCGGTCAGGTGATGGAGGGCCGCCGCATCTTCGGGGAGCTGACCGTCGACGAGAACCTGCGTGCCGGCGCGTTCACGCGCAGTGACCGCGGCTCGGTGCGCGAGACGTACGAGTACGTGATGTCGTTGTTCCCGGTGCTCGCGCAGCGCCGGTCGTCGACGGCGGGCTACCTGTCGGGTGGCGAGCAGCAGATGCTCGCGATCGGTCGCGCGCTCATGGCACGCCCGCGGGTGCTGCTGCTCGACGAGCCGTCGCTGGGGCTCGCGCCGCTCATCGTGCAGCAGATCCGCGACATCGTCGCCGAGATCAACAAGGCGGGAACGAGCGTGCTGCTCGTCGAGCAGAACGCGACGATGGCGCTGTCGATCGCGCACTACGGCTACATCCTCCAGAACGGCCGTGTCATGAAGGACGCGCCGGCCGAGGAGCTGCTCGCCGACGAGGAGGTGCGCGACTTCTACCTCGGCGTCGGCGAGCGGGGGCGCCGGTCGTTCCGCGACCTGAAGCCGCGCCGCCGTCACCGTTGGAGCGCGTGA
- a CDS encoding crotonase/enoyl-CoA hydratase family protein, translated as MPVLEEISTRHCIVERDGPVVTLTMNRPEKRNALSSDMLVGLADGFTYVDEEPEVRVAILTGAGGTFSSGMDLVAVGTPSEDERVRRRMSEESNLHWKGLLRDYRLSKPLIAAVEGYAVAGGTEMLQGTDIRIAGENATFGVWEAKRGLFPLGGSSIRLPRQIPYTIAMDILLSARPVTAREALDIGLIGRIVPDGTALQAARAVAEQVAQCGPLSTKAILRAWRETEGLPDAEAMAIQDKIGWEVFASEDAKEGPRAFAEKRPPVFKGR; from the coding sequence ATGCCCGTCCTCGAAGAGATCTCCACCCGGCACTGCATCGTCGAGCGCGACGGTCCCGTCGTGACGCTGACCATGAACCGCCCCGAGAAGCGCAACGCGCTCAGCTCGGACATGCTCGTCGGGCTCGCGGACGGGTTCACCTACGTCGACGAGGAGCCCGAGGTCAGGGTCGCGATCCTCACCGGCGCGGGCGGGACGTTCAGCTCGGGCATGGACCTCGTCGCGGTGGGGACGCCCTCGGAGGACGAACGCGTCCGCCGCCGGATGTCCGAGGAGTCGAACCTCCACTGGAAGGGGCTCCTGCGCGACTACCGCCTCAGCAAGCCGCTGATCGCGGCCGTCGAGGGGTACGCCGTCGCGGGCGGCACCGAGATGCTCCAGGGGACCGACATCCGCATCGCGGGCGAAAACGCGACGTTCGGCGTGTGGGAGGCGAAGCGCGGCCTGTTCCCGCTCGGCGGCTCGTCGATCCGGCTCCCGCGCCAGATCCCCTACACGATCGCGATGGACATCCTCCTCAGCGCACGGCCGGTGACGGCGCGCGAGGCGCTCGACATCGGCCTCATCGGCAGGATCGTCCCGGACGGCACCGCGCTGCAGGCCGCGCGCGCGGTCGCGGAGCAGGTCGCGCAGTGCGGGCCGCTCTCGACGAAGGCGATCCTGCGCGCGTGGCGCGAGACCGAGGGCCTGCCCGACGCGGAGGCGATGGCGATCCAGGACAAGATCGGCTGGGAGGTCTTCGCGAGCGAGGACGCGAAGGAGGGCCCGCGCGCGTTCGCCGAGAAGCGGCCGCCTGTCTTCAAGGGCCGCTGA
- a CDS encoding LLM class flavin-dependent oxidoreductase has translation MNIGITLPSFRADAEPALAVAAAAERSGLDGVFVYDHLFRTGRDGRRRPALECAGLLGAIAQDTATIAVGTLVARATLRPPAVLVHALATVHRIAGDRLIAGLGAGDSESRPENESFGLGFGTVESRVGALRLTVEAAREHRYRVWVGGEAVNVGHVAAESDGWNRWGVPNATFARDAELVREMVEGVGRDPSRFDLTWGGLVVVAETDAAAAAKAERLQPSTGTLVGGPERVADALRELALVGATWVILGPVDSADPENASILGEAVAPLLT, from the coding sequence ATGAACATCGGGATCACGTTGCCGTCGTTCCGCGCGGACGCGGAGCCGGCGCTCGCGGTCGCGGCGGCGGCCGAGCGGTCCGGGCTCGACGGCGTCTTCGTGTACGACCACCTCTTCCGGACGGGCCGCGACGGCAGGCGGCGCCCCGCGCTCGAGTGCGCCGGGCTGCTCGGTGCGATCGCGCAGGACACCGCGACGATCGCGGTCGGGACGCTCGTCGCGCGCGCCACGTTGCGACCCCCGGCCGTGCTCGTCCACGCGCTCGCGACCGTGCACCGCATCGCAGGCGACCGGTTGATCGCGGGACTCGGCGCGGGGGACTCCGAGAGCCGACCCGAGAACGAGTCGTTCGGGCTCGGGTTCGGGACCGTCGAGTCGCGCGTGGGCGCGCTCCGTCTGACGGTCGAGGCGGCGCGCGAGCACCGGTACCGGGTCTGGGTCGGGGGCGAGGCGGTGAACGTCGGTCACGTCGCGGCGGAGTCCGACGGCTGGAACCGTTGGGGTGTGCCGAACGCGACGTTCGCGCGCGACGCGGAGCTGGTGCGCGAGATGGTGGAAGGCGTGGGGCGCGACCCGTCGCGATTCGACCTGACCTGGGGCGGGCTGGTCGTCGTCGCGGAGACGGACGCGGCCGCGGCCGCGAAGGCGGAGCGGTTGCAGCCGTCGACGGGAACGCTCGTGGGTGGCCCGGAGCGGGTCGCCGACGCGCTGCGCGAGCTCGCGCTGGTCGGCGCGACGTGGGTCATCCTCGGACCCGTCGACTCCGCCGACCCGGAGAACGCGTCGATCCTCGGCGAGGCGGTCGCCCCCCTGCTCACCTGA